One region of Bacillus pumilus genomic DNA includes:
- a CDS encoding DUF86 domain-containing protein has translation MYFVDRKKIEETLRFFEVQYELMRSHQTWTSPLEKKALERIVHLLVECILDTGNDMIDGFIMRDPGSYDDIMDILVDEKVVPEEEGSQLKKLVSCRKTLVQQYQEVVHHDLLQVISEVEHALQVFPNRIRTYLEQELGPVSAFK, from the coding sequence ATGTATTTCGTAGACAGAAAAAAAATTGAAGAGACATTACGTTTTTTCGAGGTGCAATATGAGTTGATGCGCAGTCATCAAACATGGACAAGTCCACTAGAGAAAAAAGCGCTGGAACGAATTGTCCATTTGCTCGTCGAATGTATTCTTGATACGGGCAATGACATGATTGATGGCTTTATTATGCGTGATCCAGGAAGCTATGATGACATCATGGATATTCTTGTTGATGAAAAGGTTGTACCAGAAGAGGAAGGCAGTCAGCTGAAAAAGCTTGTCTCGTGCCGCAAAACACTTGTACAGCAATACCAAGAAGTGGTTCATCACGACTTGCTGCAGGTGATCAGCGAGGTTGAGCATGCGCTACAGGTTTTCCCAAACCGCATCCGTACCTACTTAGAGCAGGAGCTAGGCCCAGTATCAGCGTTTAAATAA
- a CDS encoding YutD family protein — translation MIVIQNATFDLVRDIKDGFDEEAFKARYSDILNKYDYIVGDWGYNQLRLKGFFDDQNQKATFDTKISTLDEYIYEYCNFGCAYFVLKRIRK, via the coding sequence ATGATCGTCATTCAGAATGCTACTTTTGATCTTGTAAGAGATATTAAAGACGGTTTTGATGAAGAAGCGTTTAAAGCAAGGTACTCAGATATTTTAAATAAGTACGATTATATTGTGGGGGACTGGGGCTACAATCAGCTGAGATTGAAGGGGTTCTTTGATGACCAAAACCAAAAGGCCACATTTGATACAAAAATCAGCACACTCGATGAATACATTTATGAATACTGTAATTTCGGCTGTGCCTATTTTGTCTTAAAACGAATCAGAAAATAA
- a CDS encoding YhcN/YlaJ family sporulation lipoprotein — protein sequence MKKQLTAAILLSMLLGGCGFQSGMNRQVDEDSSSKTIRLSDRHEGNNSNMPEADTNRAGYVRYQHQQVTDQKERTPALNREHLAHVITSLTVQLPNIKDAATLVTDEDALIVYQTGNKNREESADQVKKTAVSVLPRYYHVYVSDNPEHFQSIANFSRLQTNSRDFDQILTKTIQQMKYSPQGGDISTKEDANGMTNSDRTMRRNAPYGQN from the coding sequence ATGAAGAAACAACTGACAGCCGCGATTCTTCTCAGCATGCTTTTAGGCGGGTGCGGCTTTCAATCAGGTATGAACCGGCAAGTGGATGAAGATTCTTCAAGTAAAACCATCCGTCTGTCGGATCGTCATGAAGGAAATAATTCCAACATGCCAGAAGCAGACACAAACAGAGCAGGGTATGTTCGTTATCAGCACCAGCAAGTAACGGATCAGAAAGAAAGAACACCTGCTTTAAATCGCGAGCATCTTGCCCACGTCATTACAAGTTTAACTGTGCAGCTGCCAAACATCAAAGATGCAGCCACACTTGTGACAGATGAGGATGCACTGATTGTGTATCAAACAGGAAACAAAAATCGGGAAGAATCTGCCGATCAAGTAAAGAAAACGGCGGTTTCTGTTCTCCCTCGTTATTATCATGTATACGTCTCTGATAATCCAGAGCACTTTCAATCCATTGCCAATTTTTCACGTCTTCAAACCAATTCACGTGATTTTGATCAAATCTTAACCAAAACAATTCAACAAATGAAATATTCTCCTCAAGGTGGAGATATTTCTACGAAAGAAGATGCAAATGGTATGACGAATTCCGACCGTACCATGAGAAGAAATGCCCCTTACGGCCAAAATTAA
- the lipA gene encoding lipoyl synthase codes for MAKKEEHVRKPDWLKIKLNTNENYTGLKKMMRENNLNTVCEEAKCPNIHECWAVRRTATFMILGSVCTRACRFCAVKTGLPTELDLQEPERVADSVALMNLKHAVITAVARDDQKDGGAGVFAETVRAIRRKSPFTTIEVLPSDMGGNYDNLKTLMDTRPDILNHNIETVRRLTPRVRARATYDRSLEFLRRAKEMQPDIPTKSSIMIGLGETKEEIIEVMDDLLANNVDIMAIGQYLQPSKKHLKVQKYYHPDEFAELKEIAMSKGFSHCEAGPLVRSSYHADEQVNEASKKRQAQA; via the coding sequence TTGGCAAAGAAGGAAGAGCACGTAAGAAAACCGGACTGGCTTAAAATTAAGCTGAATACGAATGAAAACTATACCGGTTTGAAAAAAATGATGCGGGAAAACAACCTGAATACCGTTTGTGAGGAAGCAAAATGTCCGAATATTCATGAATGCTGGGCAGTGAGAAGAACCGCTACATTTATGATCCTTGGATCTGTTTGTACGCGCGCATGCCGTTTCTGTGCGGTGAAAACTGGACTTCCAACTGAGCTAGACCTGCAAGAGCCAGAACGCGTGGCAGATTCAGTGGCTTTGATGAACTTAAAGCATGCTGTCATAACAGCGGTTGCAAGGGATGACCAAAAGGATGGCGGAGCAGGTGTGTTTGCTGAAACCGTTCGTGCCATTAGAAGAAAAAGCCCATTTACGACAATTGAAGTTCTCCCTTCAGATATGGGCGGCAATTATGATAACTTGAAGACGTTAATGGACACACGTCCTGACATTTTAAATCACAATATTGAAACAGTTCGCAGATTAACGCCAAGGGTTCGTGCGCGTGCTACATATGATCGTTCATTAGAATTCTTGCGCCGTGCAAAAGAAATGCAGCCCGACATTCCAACGAAATCAAGCATTATGATTGGACTCGGTGAAACGAAGGAAGAAATCATTGAAGTCATGGATGATCTTCTTGCTAACAACGTCGATATTATGGCGATTGGTCAGTATTTACAGCCTTCGAAAAAACATCTAAAAGTTCAAAAATACTATCATCCGGATGAGTTTGCAGAGCTGAAAGAAATTGCGATGTCAAAAGGCTTCAGCCATTGTGAAGCTGGACCGCTTGTGCGCTCTTCCTACCATGCAGATGAACAAGTAAATGAAGCGTCTAAAAAGCGTCAGGCGCAAGCATAA
- a CDS encoding M23 family metallopeptidase: MLPLPVHAQGEGKQPDVLKQRMALYEKVAITTQVPWYVLAAVDQYEHNIRKSRRDLPKQKGVIGIYIPREMWIGPENPNKQDTSPLSIKVFDGIGLDGNGDGKANSDDDEDVLFTFAQYLLHYGNSIDQLKIALWDYYGRDQTVGIISSFMKLYQHYGHLDLGKHAFPLPVGADYSYRSTWGDARGFGGRRIHEGTDLFAHYGLPVRATSYGVIEMKGWNRFGGWRIGIRDIHNHYHYFAHLNGFAKGLKTGQIVEPGQVIGSVGSSGYGPPGTAGKFPPHLHYGMYKDNGRTEWSFDPYPHLRAWERAERKRH; this comes from the coding sequence ATGCTTCCTTTACCTGTTCATGCACAGGGGGAAGGCAAGCAGCCAGATGTACTGAAGCAGCGAATGGCACTTTACGAAAAAGTCGCCATCACGACACAAGTTCCATGGTATGTACTTGCTGCGGTTGATCAGTATGAGCACAATATTCGAAAAAGCAGAAGAGATTTACCGAAACAAAAAGGCGTCATTGGCATCTACATTCCCCGGGAAATGTGGATCGGCCCTGAAAACCCGAATAAGCAGGATACCTCTCCTTTAAGCATTAAAGTGTTTGATGGAATTGGACTTGATGGAAACGGGGATGGAAAAGCGAACAGCGATGACGATGAGGATGTATTATTCACGTTTGCTCAATACTTGCTTCATTACGGCAACAGCATTGATCAATTAAAAATTGCTTTATGGGACTATTATGGACGAGATCAAACCGTTGGAATCATTTCATCTTTTATGAAGCTATATCAGCACTATGGCCATCTTGACCTCGGAAAGCACGCTTTCCCTCTTCCAGTCGGAGCTGACTACAGCTACCGGAGTACATGGGGAGATGCAAGAGGATTTGGAGGCAGAAGAATTCATGAGGGTACGGATTTATTTGCCCATTATGGACTTCCCGTTCGTGCGACATCGTATGGTGTGATTGAAATGAAAGGCTGGAACCGCTTTGGCGGCTGGCGGATTGGGATTCGAGATATTCATAACCATTATCATTACTTCGCTCATTTAAATGGCTTTGCAAAAGGACTCAAAACAGGTCAAATTGTTGAACCCGGACAGGTCATTGGATCTGTCGGAAGCTCCGGTTATGGCCCCCCAGGCACAGCAGGAAAATTTCCGCCGCATCTTCACTATGGCATGTATAAAGACAACGGCAGAACTGAATGGTCTTTTGATCCATACCCTCATTTAAGGGCGTGGGAAAGAGCTGAGCGAAAACGACATTAA
- the yunB gene encoding sporulation protein YunB has protein sequence MNRRYRPYKKGPLPFRYVMLLAILFFVLSTVISLFFINRSIKPTLIHIAELETERIANHLIQYSVQDFAEDQENMKDMVVMNTSENGKVTTIDFNAQATSKAMADLSRHLQKNLEDIEKGNFQKEAKEALKDQTDGHDGIIYNIPLGQASGNALIANLGPKVPVRFSLIGDPHTDVEKNIKPYGINNALIDISVLIEVKVRVIIPFASETIVVKNSVPVSIQAVQGDVPDYYNGSGTNSGAPSIVLPEKKEKKE, from the coding sequence ATGAACCGCCGCTATCGCCCCTATAAAAAGGGCCCTTTGCCATTCCGATACGTCATGCTGCTTGCGATCTTATTCTTTGTACTCTCAACCGTCATAAGTCTATTTTTTATTAACCGCTCCATTAAACCAACCCTTATTCACATTGCTGAACTAGAAACAGAGCGTATCGCCAATCATCTGATTCAATATTCCGTCCAAGACTTTGCAGAAGATCAGGAGAATATGAAGGATATGGTGGTCATGAATACAAGTGAGAACGGAAAAGTAACGACCATCGATTTTAATGCGCAAGCAACATCGAAAGCAATGGCTGACCTGTCACGTCATCTTCAAAAAAATTTAGAGGACATTGAAAAGGGGAATTTTCAAAAAGAGGCAAAAGAAGCATTAAAGGATCAAACAGATGGACATGACGGCATTATATATAACATTCCGCTTGGGCAAGCGTCCGGAAATGCACTCATCGCCAACCTAGGACCAAAAGTGCCTGTACGGTTTAGTCTCATTGGCGATCCGCATACGGACGTTGAAAAAAACATTAAGCCTTATGGCATCAACAATGCCTTGATTGATATTAGTGTTCTAATTGAGGTCAAGGTGAGAGTCATCATCCCGTTTGCATCTGAAACAATCGTAGTCAAAAATTCAGTTCCCGTCTCCATCCAAGCCGTTCAAGGAGATGTACCAGATTATTACAATGGCAGCGGAACGAACTCAGGCGCCCCATCGATTGTTCTCCCAGAGAAAAAGGAGAAGAAAGAATAA
- a CDS encoding YunC family protein → MVNLTPINIDGHSFTAVTVQLPKTNFMAVTNEHGYIMCGALDVGLLNEKLADRGIIAGRAVGVRTIEQLLDAPLESVTYAAEALDITVGTIGRDALLKMVK, encoded by the coding sequence TTGGTGAATTTAACACCTATTAATATTGATGGACATTCCTTTACAGCCGTCACCGTCCAATTGCCGAAGACGAATTTTATGGCAGTGACAAATGAACATGGGTATATTATGTGCGGTGCACTGGATGTCGGGCTCTTAAATGAAAAGCTTGCAGATAGAGGTATTATCGCAGGGAGAGCAGTTGGTGTGAGAACGATAGAGCAATTGCTTGATGCCCCTTTAGAATCTGTGACATACGCTGCAGAAGCGTTAGACATTACAGTTGGAACCATTGGAAGAGACGCCTTATTAAAAATGGTGAAATAA
- a CDS encoding bifunctional metallophosphatase/5'-nucleotidase yields MLQKLWLYHTNDLHSHFENWPKIAAYIEEKRQVHDQMLLFDIGDHMDRVNLVSEADYGKVNVKLLNQLGYDGVTIGNNEGITLPHDQLDQLYEHAQFPVILSNLFEKGKRPAWAKPYHIIQMENGLKICLLGVTIAYTPVYEKLGWEITDPFDSIRDMLQEVKGQADIIVLLSHLGIIHDREVARDFPDIDIILGSHTHHLLEQGEMDNGVLLACAEKYGHYIGCVELTVDTASKELIEKKATVQSVEQLISESDEAITTLQQAGRRAKALMQEKVTAIESRLETKWFDESPLPQLLTDAIKDWCGADIGMMNAGMVLDSLEAGIVTREEVHRICPHPINPIRVTLTGQQLIETVRRACEEKMEQLRIKGFGFRGELMGKMLYSGLTYTVEEGETKRVKDVFVHDQLIRKDALYTVGTVDMYTLGSLFPHIRDHEHIEYFMPEFLRDVLTWRLKEAT; encoded by the coding sequence ATGCTGCAGAAGCTATGGTTATATCATACAAACGACTTGCACAGCCACTTTGAGAACTGGCCCAAAATCGCAGCTTATATTGAGGAAAAGCGTCAAGTTCACGATCAGATGCTCTTGTTTGATATTGGCGATCATATGGACCGAGTGAACCTTGTGTCAGAAGCTGATTATGGAAAGGTAAACGTCAAGCTTCTCAATCAACTTGGCTATGATGGGGTCACGATTGGGAATAATGAAGGCATTACGCTGCCTCATGATCAGCTCGATCAATTATACGAGCATGCACAATTTCCAGTGATCCTGTCTAATTTATTTGAGAAAGGCAAAAGGCCAGCGTGGGCAAAGCCCTATCATATAATCCAAATGGAAAACGGACTGAAAATATGTCTCTTAGGCGTGACCATTGCGTATACACCTGTCTATGAAAAGCTGGGCTGGGAGATTACAGATCCGTTTGACAGCATACGGGACATGCTGCAGGAAGTGAAGGGACAAGCGGATATCATTGTGCTCTTATCCCATCTTGGTATTATCCATGATCGGGAGGTCGCCCGTGATTTTCCTGACATCGATATTATCCTAGGCTCACACACGCATCATTTGTTAGAACAGGGTGAAATGGACAATGGCGTACTGCTTGCATGCGCTGAAAAGTATGGGCATTATATTGGCTGTGTCGAGCTGACCGTTGACACAGCGAGCAAAGAGTTAATCGAGAAAAAAGCAACGGTGCAGTCAGTGGAGCAGCTGATCAGTGAATCAGATGAAGCGATCACAACCTTACAGCAAGCAGGGAGAAGAGCGAAAGCCCTCATGCAGGAAAAAGTAACCGCGATTGAGTCAAGGTTAGAAACGAAGTGGTTTGATGAATCCCCGCTTCCGCAGCTCTTAACAGATGCCATTAAAGATTGGTGCGGGGCAGATATCGGCATGATGAATGCAGGTATGGTGCTTGATTCATTAGAGGCAGGAATCGTGACTAGAGAAGAAGTCCACCGAATCTGCCCGCACCCAATTAATCCAATTCGGGTGACGCTTACCGGTCAACAGCTCATCGAAACCGTTCGGCGTGCCTGTGAAGAAAAAATGGAACAGCTACGCATCAAGGGCTTCGGCTTTAGAGGTGAGCTGATGGGGAAAATGCTGTATAGCGGCCTCACCTATACAGTAGAAGAAGGTGAAACCAAACGAGTAAAGGATGTTTTTGTGCATGATCAATTGATCAGAAAAGACGCCTTATATACGGTTGGCACAGTCGATATGTATACATTAGGCTCTCTATTTCCTCATATCCGTGATCATGAACACATTGAATATTTCATGCCGGAATTTTTACGTGATGTGCTTACTTGGCGCCTGAAGGAAGCCACATGA
- a CDS encoding DUF72 domain-containing protein — translation MIYIGLTGWGDHDSLYPPKIGSAQKLFHYSSTFPIVELDASFYAVQPERNHEKWIKDTPDTFQFVVKAYQGMTGHQRGEIPFASKEEMFDAFILSLTPLIREGKLAMVLFQFPPWFDCKKEHVLYLRWCKEKMGDIPCALEFRNRTWFSDEFYEQTLSFMEKEGWIHSVCDEPQVGEGSIPPVIQATHRDKTLVRFHGRNKQGWLHPADHENWREVRYLYLYNEAELKEWKKNLDILHQQSKDVYVVFNNNSGGDAAANGQQMIDLLDITYSSLSPKQLDLFS, via the coding sequence ATGATTTATATCGGATTAACTGGCTGGGGTGACCATGACAGTCTTTATCCGCCGAAAATCGGCAGCGCGCAAAAGCTGTTTCACTATTCGTCTACGTTTCCCATTGTGGAGCTGGATGCCAGCTTTTATGCAGTTCAGCCTGAACGTAATCATGAAAAGTGGATCAAGGATACGCCAGATACCTTTCAATTTGTCGTGAAAGCATATCAAGGAATGACCGGTCATCAGAGAGGCGAAATTCCGTTTGCTTCGAAGGAAGAGATGTTTGACGCATTTATTCTTTCATTGACTCCGCTTATTCGTGAAGGGAAACTAGCCATGGTTCTATTTCAATTTCCACCATGGTTTGATTGCAAAAAAGAGCACGTCCTTTATTTAAGATGGTGTAAAGAGAAGATGGGGGACATTCCGTGTGCCCTCGAATTCCGTAACCGCACATGGTTCTCAGATGAATTTTATGAGCAGACCTTGTCCTTTATGGAAAAAGAAGGCTGGATTCATTCTGTTTGTGATGAGCCGCAAGTTGGAGAAGGCTCCATTCCGCCAGTCATACAAGCTACGCACCGTGATAAAACTTTGGTCCGTTTTCACGGAAGAAATAAACAGGGTTGGCTTCACCCTGCAGATCATGAAAATTGGCGTGAAGTGCGCTACTTATATTTATATAATGAAGCTGAATTAAAAGAGTGGAAAAAGAATCTCGACATCCTGCATCAGCAATCAAAAGATGTCTATGTCGTGTTTAATAATAACTCCGGCGGAGATGCAGCGGCGAATGGTCAGCAGATGATTGATTTGCTGGATATTACGTATTCAAGCCTTTCTCCGAAGCAGTTAGATTTATTTAGTTAA
- a CDS encoding PucR family transcriptional regulator, producing MNLDDNQFEALQRIAERIHKPVYLCNQHGRLLCNSHIIITSPDWIRILPFFKSRTPHYFSIIDTKQTFSVFPIDLTEQTCEYVVIPSFILPLDETLQVIIEQAVHEISIARMRQYSAQQTAKRARNEGFRRWIEGSSYSQQDAANIAKAFGLNVDSSYLCMICQLDQCHETTHFLKQQLMLEQVVDLLDSALPSSPFPSFLFVKGDMGIVLMEETGSWSEMSDRLLSFLKQLQMLVSIQVNHTISFGASLTSCRINYLSEGYREALEALQAGHLSAQSEYIHFYQAKDVPDLLKLIPRKDLVTFHQMHLHPLYEAGQNLLHTLSVYLETHCHISETAKRLSIHRNTVIYRLEKCEELLRISLKDPETTLRLRLALRIHMLLSPHPE from the coding sequence ATGAACTTAGACGATAACCAGTTTGAAGCATTGCAAAGAATCGCCGAAAGGATTCACAAGCCTGTCTATTTGTGTAACCAGCATGGGCGCCTTCTCTGCAACTCGCACATCATCATCACGAGCCCAGATTGGATTCGCATTCTCCCCTTTTTCAAAAGCCGGACACCCCATTATTTTTCAATAATAGATACGAAGCAAACCTTTTCTGTCTTTCCGATTGATCTAACCGAACAAACATGTGAGTATGTGGTCATTCCTTCCTTCATCCTTCCGCTGGATGAAACACTGCAAGTCATCATTGAACAAGCAGTACACGAAATCTCGATTGCGCGAATGAGACAATATTCTGCCCAGCAAACGGCCAAGCGTGCCAGAAATGAAGGATTTCGCAGATGGATAGAGGGTTCATCGTATTCTCAGCAAGACGCTGCAAACATTGCGAAGGCGTTTGGATTAAATGTAGATAGCAGCTATCTATGTATGATCTGTCAGCTTGATCAGTGTCATGAGACCACTCATTTTTTGAAGCAGCAACTGATGTTAGAACAAGTCGTTGATCTGCTCGACAGCGCACTTCCAAGCTCTCCTTTCCCTTCCTTTTTATTTGTCAAAGGTGATATGGGCATTGTATTAATGGAAGAGACGGGCAGTTGGTCAGAGATGAGTGACAGACTCCTTTCTTTTTTGAAACAGCTGCAGATGCTCGTTAGCATTCAAGTGAATCACACCATTTCCTTTGGCGCGAGCTTGACTAGTTGTCGCATCAATTACCTGTCTGAGGGGTACAGAGAAGCATTAGAAGCGCTTCAAGCCGGACATCTCTCGGCGCAGTCGGAATATATACACTTCTATCAGGCAAAGGATGTGCCAGATTTATTAAAGCTTATTCCAAGAAAGGATTTAGTCACGTTTCACCAGATGCACCTTCACCCGTTATATGAAGCCGGTCAAAATCTCCTCCACACCTTATCTGTCTATTTAGAAACGCATTGCCACATTTCAGAAACAGCGAAACGTTTGTCTATTCATCGCAACACGGTCATTTATCGATTGGAGAAGTGTGAGGAGCTGCTGCGGATCAGCTTAAAAGACCCTGAAACCACATTAAGGCTGCGCTTAGCATTACGTATTCACATGCTTCTTTCACCCCATCCTGAGTGA
- a CDS encoding oxalate decarboxylase family bicupin — MDDELRHIPQPIREDGAGATDLGPRDVLRDIENPDMLVPPKTDAGIIPNLKFSYSDTHMHLNHGGWSREITKRELPVSTTIAGVNMRLTRGGVRELHWHKQAEWAYMILGKARITSVDAEGRNMIADVAEGDLWYFPPGIPHSIQGLEDGCEFLLVFDDGAFSEFDTFTITDWFAHTPKNILSDNFGVPEKLFDHIPNKQRYMFQGSPPASIESQTVSDPYGSIEPPFTYQLLRQKPLTTSGGTVRIVDSRNFPVSKTIAAALVEVKPGGMREMHWHPNNDEWQYYLTGTAKMTVFGAGGTARTFNYRAGDVGYVPFGMGHYIQNIGQTSLWFLEMFKSDRFADISLNQWMALTPPQLVKEHLHVDDAMIRALHKEKSPVVKYKR; from the coding sequence ATGGATGATGAGCTGCGTCACATCCCGCAGCCCATTCGAGAGGATGGTGCTGGTGCCACCGATCTAGGCCCGCGGGACGTCCTTCGAGATATCGAGAACCCAGATATGCTTGTTCCACCTAAAACCGATGCCGGAATCATTCCTAATTTAAAATTTTCATATTCCGATACACATATGCATTTAAATCATGGCGGCTGGTCGAGAGAAATTACGAAGCGAGAGCTGCCTGTTTCCACAACGATTGCGGGTGTCAACATGCGGCTGACTCGAGGCGGAGTGCGAGAGCTCCATTGGCATAAGCAGGCTGAATGGGCGTATATGATTTTAGGAAAAGCCCGCATCACCTCTGTAGATGCAGAAGGGCGAAATATGATCGCTGATGTAGCAGAAGGAGATTTATGGTATTTCCCCCCAGGTATTCCGCACTCCATTCAAGGACTTGAGGACGGGTGTGAATTTCTTTTAGTCTTTGATGATGGCGCTTTTTCTGAATTTGATACGTTCACCATCACAGACTGGTTTGCCCATACACCGAAAAACATTCTCTCCGACAATTTTGGCGTTCCTGAGAAGCTATTTGACCATATTCCGAATAAGCAGCGCTACATGTTTCAAGGCTCTCCGCCAGCATCAATAGAAAGCCAAACGGTATCTGATCCATACGGAAGCATCGAGCCGCCATTTACGTACCAGCTGCTTCGCCAAAAACCGCTGACGACCTCTGGGGGAACTGTCCGCATTGTCGATTCACGAAACTTCCCTGTTTCAAAAACCATTGCAGCTGCGCTTGTTGAAGTAAAGCCTGGCGGCATGAGAGAAATGCACTGGCACCCTAATAATGATGAGTGGCAATACTATTTAACCGGTACAGCCAAAATGACGGTCTTTGGAGCCGGGGGCACTGCCCGCACCTTTAATTACAGAGCAGGTGATGTCGGATATGTTCCTTTTGGTATGGGACATTACATCCAAAATATCGGCCAAACGAGCCTTTGGTTTTTAGAAATGTTTAAAAGTGATCGCTTTGCAGATATTTCGTTGAATCAGTGGATGGCCTTAACACCTCCTCAATTAGTGAAAGAGCATTTGCATGTAGATGATGCCATGATTCGTGCGCTTCATAAAGAAAAATCACCTGTCGTGAAATATAAGAGATGA
- a CDS encoding tetracycline resistance MFS efflux pump, with protein MKKMGRLYILMLNIFIAMLGFGLIVPVMPSYIEAFGATGKTLGFLVAATGLTQFALSPVAGALTDRFGRRKLIIAGIAGFTIAQFIFAFADQLWMLFVSRFLGGAAGALLMPAMFAYIADITSEKDRGKGMGLFSAAMTLGFVIGPGVGGYLVEYGIAFPFLIAGSFAALSTLLSILFLPETLTKEKQEEARLNKDIHFNPFVQMLQALKTSYGFLFILAFVLNFGIIHFESIFGLYVDQKHGFTPKDIAFVITVAGLAGVLVQGALVNASVKRFGEMRVVRYALLGAALMLIVCRVAPSFWLIFAGSILFLSATSFVRPALNTLLSKMAGNQQGVAGGLNTSFMSLANIVGPSLAGILFDVNIEFPFMLGTLVLCISFIASIVWGKKVQHPSTVS; from the coding sequence ATGAAGAAAATGGGCAGATTATATATTTTGATGCTCAATATTTTTATTGCCATGCTTGGCTTTGGCCTCATTGTCCCTGTCATGCCAAGTTACATTGAAGCCTTTGGCGCAACAGGAAAAACACTCGGTTTTCTTGTCGCTGCAACAGGTCTCACACAGTTTGCTTTATCGCCGGTCGCAGGCGCATTGACCGATCGATTTGGACGTAGAAAATTGATCATTGCGGGGATTGCCGGCTTTACGATTGCCCAGTTTATTTTTGCATTTGCTGATCAGCTTTGGATGCTGTTTGTGTCTCGGTTTTTAGGTGGTGCTGCCGGGGCTTTACTCATGCCAGCCATGTTTGCATACATCGCTGATATCACAAGTGAGAAGGATCGAGGGAAAGGAATGGGGCTATTTAGTGCTGCAATGACGTTAGGCTTTGTCATTGGACCAGGCGTAGGCGGCTATTTGGTCGAGTACGGAATCGCTTTTCCTTTTCTCATCGCAGGTTCCTTTGCAGCTCTTTCTACCCTATTGTCCATCCTGTTTTTACCTGAAACATTAACAAAGGAAAAGCAGGAAGAAGCGAGGTTAAACAAAGACATTCATTTCAACCCGTTTGTACAAATGCTGCAAGCTTTAAAGACATCCTACGGTTTTTTGTTTATATTGGCGTTTGTCCTCAATTTTGGCATCATTCATTTTGAATCGATTTTCGGCTTATATGTAGACCAAAAACATGGATTTACACCGAAGGATATTGCGTTTGTGATTACGGTTGCGGGTCTTGCAGGCGTGCTTGTCCAAGGTGCGTTGGTGAATGCCTCTGTGAAACGATTTGGTGAAATGCGCGTCGTGCGTTATGCACTGCTAGGAGCGGCTTTGATGCTCATCGTCTGCCGTGTTGCGCCGTCCTTTTGGCTGATCTTTGCAGGCTCTATTTTATTTTTGTCGGCTACATCATTTGTTCGTCCAGCCCTCAATACATTGCTGTCCAAAATGGCAGGTAATCAGCAAGGAGTAGCGGGTGGCCTCAATACATCCTTTATGAGCCTTGCCAATATTGTCGGACCGAGCCTTGCGGGCATTTTATTTGATGTGAATATCGAGTTTCCTTTTATGCTCGGAACACTGGTGCTTTGCATAAGCTTCATTGCATCCATCGTGTGGGGGAAAAAAGTGCAGCATCCTTCGACAGTTTCTTAA